In the genome of Acidovorax sp. 69, the window AGGGTTGGCGGTAACTCATGGTTGCGGTGCTCATTTATTTCCGACCTACCAAGACGCGGTCGAGCCCGTACACCCGGTCCAACACCACCATGGCGCAGGCAGTCAAGGCCACCATGAGTGCCGACACGGCCGCCATCAAGGGGTCAATCGACTCGGTGGCGTACATGTACATGCGCACCGGCAGCGTCACCGTGCTGGGCGAGGTGACAAAGATCGACATGGTCACTTCGTCAAAGCTGTTGATGAAGGCCAGCATCCAACCACCGGTCACGCCGGGCAAGATCATCGGCAGCGTGATGCGCGTGAATACCGTGGCCTGGCTGGCGCCCAGCGACAGGGCTGCGTGCTCGGCACTGCGGTCAAACCCCACCAGCGCCGCCACCACCAGCCGCAGCGTGTAGGGCGTGACGATGAGCGCATGCGCAAACACCAGCCAGCCAAAGCTGCCGGTGCCCCCCAGCAGCGCAAACAGCCGCAGCAGGGCCACGCCCAGCACCAGGTGCGGAATGATCAGTGGCGACAAAAACAAGCCATTGAGAAAGCCGCGCCCCGCAAACTCGTAGCGCGTGATGGCAATGCCCGCAGGCACGGCCAGCACCGTGGCCAGCGTGGCCGACGCCAGGGCCAGCCACAGGCTGTTCCAGAACGACTGCATGAAGTCCGAATGCTCGAACACCGCCTTGAACCAGCGCAGCGAGAACTCGGTGGTGGGCAGCGTCAGCGTGTTGTGCGGCGTGAATGCCACGATGCACACCACCAGCAGCGGGGCGAGCATGAAGGTGATGACCAACGCGTTGAACGCGAGGGCGAGGGGGCCGTTTTTTTGCATCGTGCTCACCCGAGAGATTTTTTGTAGCGGCCCTCAACCAAGCGGTTGTAGCTCAGCATGACCACGAGGTTGGCCACCAGCAGCGTCAGCGCAATCGCTGCGCCCAGGGGCCAGTTCAGCTCGTGCAGGTACTCGTCGTACACCACCGTGGCCACCATCTTCAGCCGCCGCCCGCCCAGCAGGCCGGGGATGGCAAACGAGCTAGCCGCGAGCCCAAACACGATCAGGCTGCCCGACAAAATGCCCGGCAGCACCTGCGGCAACACAATGCGCCGCAGCGTGGTCAACGGAGTGGCTTGCAGCGACAGCGCCGCGTTCTCGACACCAGGGTCCAGCTTCTGCAGTGAGGTCCACACGGGGATCACCATGAACGGCAGCATCACATGCACCAGTGCAATCACAACAGCGATCTCTGTGTAGAGCATCTTCACCGGGCCAAATCCCAGCAGCCCGAATAGCCCGTTCACCAGCCCCTCCGGCCCCAGCAGCATGCTCCAGCCAAAGGCGCGCACCACCACCGACACCAGCAGCGGTGCCAGCACCACCAGCAGCAAGATAGAGCGCCACGGGCTGCCCATGCGGCTCAAAATGTAGGCCTGCGGCGCGCCAATGGCCACGCAGATCAGCGTGACCAGCCCGGCAATCCAGAACGTGCGCCAGAAGATGGCGTGGTAGTACGAATCGGTGAACACATGCGCGTAATGCACCAGCGTGAACTCGCCCGCCTTCACCCCCGTGGCCGGGTCGAACGCGTTGAACGACAGCACTGCCGTGAGCGCCAGCGGCACCAGCAGCAGCACCGTGAACAGCGCCAGTGCCGGGGCCGAAAGCCACCAGGGCGCCGCCTTTTTGTGCAGCAAGGTGGTGGCCAGGCTCATGGCGCCACCTCGGCGGCGATGTCCTCCGCTTCCAGCTCGGCCATCGCTGTTTCATCGGCAGGCAATAAGCGCATGCAGTGGTCGGGCCAGTCCACGCCCGTGCGTTCGCCTTCGGCCAGGTCGGGGCGGCCATCGTTGGGCGTCAGCACCATCAGGTCGCCCACGGGCGTGCCGATGCGGTACAGCCACTGGCTGCCCAAAAAGAAGCGCTCGCACACCTGGCCATCCAGGCGGCCCTGCACGGCGGGCACCAGTTGCACTTTTTCAGGCCGCACGCTCAGCAGCACGGCGGCACCGGGGCGAAAGCGCTGGCCCGCCACCGCCACAGTCAGCCCGCCCACGGCCACATGCGTGTGCATGCCGCCAGCGGTGGTGACCTTGCCCGGCAGCAGGTTGGCCTTGCCCACAAAGGTCGAGATAAAGCGCGTGCGCGGGTGCTCGTACACGCGGTGCGGGTGGTCGATCTGCGTGGCGCGGCCGGCCTCCATCACCACCACGCGGTCGCTGATGGACATGGCCTCGCTCTGGTCGTGCGTGACCATGATGGTGGTGGTGCCCACCTTGCGCTGAATCTGTCGCAGCTCAAACTGCATTTCTTCGCGCAGCTTTGCGTCGAGGTTGGACAAGGGCTCGTCCAGCAGCAGCACGGGCGGCTCGATCACCAGCGCGCGGGCCAAGGCTACCCGCTGACGCTGCCCGCCCGAAAGCTCGCGGGGGTAGCGCGTGGCGTGCGCCTCCAGGTGCACCAGCGACAGCGCCTGGGCCACGCGCTCGGCACGCTCTGCCTTGGGCACCTTGCGCATCTCTAGCCCAAAGCTCACGTTGGCCGCCACCGTCATGTGCGGGAACAGCGCATAGCTTTGGAACACGATGCCCAGCCCGCGCGTATTGGCCTTGGCGTGGGTGATGTCCTTGCCATCCAGCTCAATCCGCCCGCTGGTCACCGCCTCAAACCCCGCCACCATCTGCAGCGTGGTCGTCTTGCCGCAGCCCGAGGGCCCCAGCAGCGACACAAATTCACCCTTTTGCACCGTGAGGTTCATGGCCTGCACCGCGCAGGTGCTGCCATAGAACTTGGTCACATCCGTGAGCTTGAGAAACGACATGGCGAAAGCCTTTCCGGTGGGGCCACTGCACGGCTTGCCTTGAGGGCTGCGCGTGCCACCTGCTGTGGAGTTGCATGGAGGGGCTGCGCGCCTGTGGGGGGTGTTTGCACCGGGGTGGTGCAAACACCGCACAAAGGTTGAAGCAGCTACTGGTTTCAATTGAATCTATTGCAATAAACAAACCAGAACGCTTCGGGTATTCCACTAAACGAAAGTTTTATTGAATTTATTCCGTTCAATGAAATATGATGCCTTCAGTTTGAACAAGCAATTCCACAGGAGCGAGGTATGGAAGCAGCATCAACCGCACCCATCGCTTCAGGCGGCGTACCCCGGGTGTTTGCCGTCATCCGGGCCCTGTCAGCCTTGCAGGCCGAGGGCGGGCGAGTCACCCAATTGGCGCGTGCCGTGGGCTTGACGCAGGGCACCACGCACCGTTTGCTGCAATCGCTGGTGGCAGAGGGCATGGTCGAGCAGGACGAGCGCAGCAAGCTCTACCGCCTGAGCATGGACTTTTTTGCCCTGGCTGCTAAGGCCGGCAACCCCGGCGACCTGCGCAGCCTGTGCCGCCCGGCGCTGCTGCGCCTGTGCGCCAGCCTGGGCGACAGCATCTTTTTGTTGGTGCGCAGCGGGTTCGACGCCGTATGCCTGGACCGCAGCGAAGGCCCGTTCCCCATCCGCTCCTTCACCGGCGACATCGGCGGCCGCGTGGCCCTGGGCGTGGGGCAGGGCGCGCTGGCCATCCTGGCCTTTTTGCCCGAGGCCGAGCGCGAAGAGGTCATCCGTTTCAACCTCTCGCGCGTGCGGGAGTACGGTGTGTTTGACGAGGTCTATCTGCGCACCGAGATCGAGCGCGTGCGCCAGCTGGGCTACGCGGGCCGCAATACCGGCTTGCTCGAAGGCATGGCGGGCGTGGCTGTGCCTATTTGCGACCGCGAAGGGAGGGCTGTGGCGGCGCTGAGCGTCGGGACCATTTCTGCGCGCCTCAACGATGACCGATTACCGACGGTGGTGGAGTTGCTCAAACGCGAGGCGGCGGCGATGGGGCCGAAGATCAATCCGTTTGATGCGACGCTGCGGCGGCCGGCGCAGAGCCTGGCGGGATCGCCGCCAGAGCAGAGGGTTGTGCTGCCTGCCGCAGACTTGAGCGCTGGGGTGGACAGCGCAGATTGAAAGGCTGGCGCCCACTGAGGGAGGCGACGTGATGTCACGCTGCATCGCCTAGCCGAGTGCTCCTAGCGCCCGTTGAGTGCCGTCGCCGCGTGCGCGGCAATGCGCGTTGTGCGTGGAACGCTGTGGCGCAGAAAGTACGGTTCACGCGCACCCT includes:
- a CDS encoding ABC transporter permease — protein: MSLATTLLHKKAAPWWLSAPALALFTVLLLVPLALTAVLSFNAFDPATGVKAGEFTLVHYAHVFTDSYYHAIFWRTFWIAGLVTLICVAIGAPQAYILSRMGSPWRSILLLVVLAPLLVSVVVRAFGWSMLLGPEGLVNGLFGLLGFGPVKMLYTEIAVVIALVHVMLPFMVIPVWTSLQKLDPGVENAALSLQATPLTTLRRIVLPQVLPGILSGSLIVFGLAASSFAIPGLLGGRRLKMVATVVYDEYLHELNWPLGAAIALTLLVANLVVMLSYNRLVEGRYKKSLG
- a CDS encoding ABC transporter ATP-binding protein, with product MSFLKLTDVTKFYGSTCAVQAMNLTVQKGEFVSLLGPSGCGKTTTLQMVAGFEAVTSGRIELDGKDITHAKANTRGLGIVFQSYALFPHMTVAANVSFGLEMRKVPKAERAERVAQALSLVHLEAHATRYPRELSGGQRQRVALARALVIEPPVLLLDEPLSNLDAKLREEMQFELRQIQRKVGTTTIMVTHDQSEAMSISDRVVVMEAGRATQIDHPHRVYEHPRTRFISTFVGKANLLPGKVTTAGGMHTHVAVGGLTVAVAGQRFRPGAAVLLSVRPEKVQLVPAVQGRLDGQVCERFFLGSQWLYRIGTPVGDLMVLTPNDGRPDLAEGERTGVDWPDHCMRLLPADETAMAELEAEDIAAEVAP
- a CDS encoding ABC transporter permease; this encodes MQKNGPLALAFNALVITFMLAPLLVVCIVAFTPHNTLTLPTTEFSLRWFKAVFEHSDFMQSFWNSLWLALASATLATVLAVPAGIAITRYEFAGRGFLNGLFLSPLIIPHLVLGVALLRLFALLGGTGSFGWLVFAHALIVTPYTLRLVVAALVGFDRSAEHAALSLGASQATVFTRITLPMILPGVTGGWMLAFINSFDEVTMSIFVTSPSTVTLPVRMYMYATESIDPLMAAVSALMVALTACAMVVLDRVYGLDRVLVGRK
- a CDS encoding IclR family transcriptional regulator, whose protein sequence is MEAASTAPIASGGVPRVFAVIRALSALQAEGGRVTQLARAVGLTQGTTHRLLQSLVAEGMVEQDERSKLYRLSMDFFALAAKAGNPGDLRSLCRPALLRLCASLGDSIFLLVRSGFDAVCLDRSEGPFPIRSFTGDIGGRVALGVGQGALAILAFLPEAEREEVIRFNLSRVREYGVFDEVYLRTEIERVRQLGYAGRNTGLLEGMAGVAVPICDREGRAVAALSVGTISARLNDDRLPTVVELLKREAAAMGPKINPFDATLRRPAQSLAGSPPEQRVVLPAADLSAGVDSAD